The Onthophagus taurus isolate NC chromosome 6, IU_Otau_3.0, whole genome shotgun sequence region ttattactcTCTATTTGGTAACGTTTATCTAGAAATGATTTGGATATGATGATAAAAGTCGATATttgaattatcaattaaataaagttaccGACCATTTTATCTAGAGGAAAGGTGAAGTTGTTagtcaatagatggcgctattaACGCCATCTATTGACTATTAAAGTAGGATATCACATTATATTAGTTTAATCAAGAATTCTCTTTCATAATTTGCAtcaaatataataacaaattcaTAGGCATACGttgtgtttttattatttgagcTATCCTTgcttttaagtatttttatttgagCTATCCGTTAAATAAAGTTACCAACCAATTCATCTCAAAGAAAGGTTAACGTTGTTaatcaatagatggcgctattaGGACTACTATTgacatattaatttaatcaagaatTGTGTAAAGAATGGAAACCCCGAAAAAAGAGTTCCTGGCCCTCTAGGATGGGCGTTGAGCAACAACTCTTTCTCGGAAAAGAGCGATGGTTACGAAAGTTCAAGGAAAGGTTACTGGCCTGGAATCTAGACGACGATAGCAGGGATGTACCGTCTAAACAGTTTTTGGAACCCGCAAGAGAGGCAGGTCTAGAACCAGATATAAGAACCAGGTGGAAGAAAGTCTAAAAATACTTGGAGTTAGAAACTGGAAGGGCACAAGATAAAAGAGGGTGGAAGCTGATCCTAGAACAGGCCAAGACCCACAAGTGGTTGTGGTGCCAATGATGGTGATGAATCAAGAATTgtctttcataattttcagTAAATATAGTAGCAAACTCATAGGCATACATTATGCTTTTATGATATACGTTTAGCTATCtatatgttataaataaaattgctaACCAATGGTATGATTCCCCTTCGTACTGTTCATCATAGAATTCTCCCTTCCAGCTAAAATATGTCTATGACAGGCAGTACTCTACTAGTCTTGGAACATATTTCGGCAATCCCTCCGGAATGAGTTTCTGGCGAAGACCATCCACGGCAACCTTGACTGGTATCCTGGGGATCTAACTTCATACTCCTGATTGATTCTACAACATGTGTAGAATCTCTGACATATGATTCTGTTCTATCTATAAAAGGAGACAGAATCTTGGCGGCGAGGTGTTTTGTTAGCTGATAGGTTGGAGAATTTATGGTACTGACAATAGGACGTAGAGGAACATTTGGTTTATGGATCGTAGGTAAcccatattttcgtataaacttTTCTGTTATTGTGTTCGGATTCCTGTAGATTTTACCAATTGGAGAATTGGTCGCAACATGGCATCCAAAACGtaacattatttcaaaaaacgcactgCTTGGTCCGAAAATTTTTAGGTCTACTCATAGTGCTAGTACTAGTTGATACCACATTATACAGAATGATTCTCGACCTATATGCATAAACTTGAGGATTCCTCATgactaataaaaataactgtcttaagagacaaatggctaaactcgaatgtttctagttaatTCTAGTTATAGTTCAATTAACATCGACCGTGAGAGCCTTGGTACTCAAAGTTATAACCTGCTTCTTAGGGAGTATTGGGAATCAACATGGAACATTTTTCAAAGACGTAACAAGAGAACCTACAAATTTGtagttaaatatttatgttgtaaCTGATTTGTATTAGGATGAATTAATGAAACTCTAAAATTATAAtgcaattatattttttattggttatTCTTACATCGAATAGAAGGAATACAATATAATAAGTTATTGCCGATACGTCCGCGACGACGGCTCAGACTTAGAAAATACAGTACGATacgttttccttttttttaatgacgAACAgagaagaaaatatatatataataataattaaagcgaaataatgaaaaatcacGATTACAACAATTCTCGATACTTTCAAAAACGACGTTcgtgttttaatattttaacttattttacatttaacaATTATGATTCGATAACAAAAATCGACGAGCGGAACGGTCAAAACTCTAAAAACTAAGCCGCTACGAGGTTCGCTTATTACAGAGAAAGGTGGAGCCGCGGTTGCAGTACAAAATATTGCGAGGGCCAACCGCCCTAGGCACTGCATTgaggtaattaataattatcagAATACACGTACAAATACAATATTAATCTATACCAGTCTTATCacagaaaagaaagaaaaaatgttcattaggggattaattattgagaaatCTTAATTCTTCTTGTTGGCGTAATGTATAACCGAACTGTATCTTACGGGGGGCGTTTCTTTTTCGGATTCCatcgattttaaaatcattcttGAACGTTTCCTGGGGGGTAAACTTAATTCTGGGTCGGGAGAAACCGATGGTGCCGGAGAAACGGGGTTTGAACTTGGTGGAGTTAAAGCCAACATAGATTCCTCTTCGATCTCAGCTACGGCCAGCGCCGCTTCAACTCGCTTTCTAATATCATCGGCGTGATTTAATTGGGGGTCATACTGAATTGGTGGTGGAAAATACGGTCTAATTACTTCCGGCGGAGATCTTCTTAAGTATTCTTCGTGCACTCTTTCAGTGACGGTTGCGGCAGCCGCTAAAAGGTCGACTCCGGAAGATGGGTGATTAGGGAAATACGGAGTAGGGATTCTATCACGGGTATAAAGATAATATCGAATATCGCTATCATAACTAATTGGTTCTTGAGGAAACGTCTGATGAGGCGGAGAATCcttattttctttatcactcGACGACGAACAGGAAGATTCGTTAGACTGAATTGAAGACGGCGGTGAAATTGGGGCCGCATTTTCAGAGTGACTTTTAATATGCGCCTCCATACACTTTTTCGAGTTGAATGTGTCGTTACATATTGTGCACTTGTAAACTTTTTCGCCGTAATGAGCCACTTGATGCAGTTTTAATACGTGGTTATAACCAAAAGATTTTCCGCAGATCTCGCAAGAATACGGTTTCTCCCCGGTGTGAGTTCTCGAATgaacttttaattgtttactACATGTGAAGCCTTTTTGGCAAACCCCACAAACGTAGGGTTTTTCACCGGTGTGCGTTCTCATATGGATCACTAATTGACCAGATTGGATAAATGTTTTCGCACAAACCGAACATTTATGTGGACGCTCCCCGGTGTGGATTCTCATGTGTCGGTGTAATTTCCCGGAGTGTTCAAAAGCGCGCGAGCAAACGTCGCATTTATACGGACGTTCTTTCGTGTGGATTCTTCTATGCACgcttaaattttctttcacACTAAAGCTTTTATCGCAGAATTCGCAGCGAAAAGGTTTTTCACCAGTGTGCGTTCTGTAATGTCTCGTTAATCGGGCGGGAACCGCGAAAGTCTTTGAGCAAATATTACAACGATAAGGATCGTCCGATTCGAGTTTTTGAAGCTTTTGAGGTGTTGTTGGAAAAATCGGCGGGGTTTGGAATCCATTACACTCCATCTGTTGGGGTTCTTGTTTGGGGGTTGCGGTGTTTTGGAAGTTGCTCATTGGCAAATCCGGGCTGCAAACAACTCGCTTTATCGCCGCTATCCTAGCCTCTTCCGGAGTTTGAACCGGCGCCATTGGAAGCGGGGTTGCTTCGCTGTAATAACCTACCATCGTTGGATTTTGATTTGACCAAAAAATATctgcaaataaaaaaaaatttattaaataaaatcgaattaatTGAATTGGTGAAGATTAGAGGAAATGAAACGAACCGTTTTGATCTGGTTTGCATTTAAGCAAGAgtgttttaattaagttttcatCCATTCTTGGGTTTTAATCAATTTGGAAGTGTGATGTTAACTCACTAAAATGCAATTGAAGAATGCAGGAGATGTCAAGTGAAGATACAGTGAAGGTGCGTTTTGTAACTCCGCCTTCTGCGTGTGC contains the following coding sequences:
- the LOC111428068 gene encoding zinc finger protein 525 isoform X1 gives rise to the protein MDENLIKTLLLKCKPDQNDIFWSNQNPTMVGYYSEATPLPMAPVQTPEEARIAAIKRVVCSPDLPMSNFQNTATPKQEPQQMECNGFQTPPIFPTTPQKLQKLESDDPYRCNICSKTFAVPARLTRHYRTHTGEKPFRCEFCDKSFSVKENLSVHRRIHTKERPYKCDVCSRAFEHSGKLHRHMRIHTGERPHKCSVCAKTFIQSGQLVIHMRTHTGEKPYVCGVCQKGFTCSKQLKVHSRTHTGEKPYSCEICGKSFGYNHVLKLHQVAHYGEKVYKCTICNDTFNSKKCMEAHIKSHSENAAPISPPSSIQSNESSCSSSSDKENKDSPPHQTFPQEPISYDSDIRYYLYTRDRIPTPYFPNHPSSGVDLLAAAATVTERVHEEYLRRSPPEVIRPYFPPPIQYDPQLNHADDIRKRVEAALAVAEIEEESMLALTPPSSNPVSPAPSVSPDPELSLPPRKRSRMILKSMESEKETPPVRYSSVIHYANKKN
- the LOC111428068 gene encoding Krueppel homolog 1 isoform X2, producing the protein MVGYYSEATPLPMAPVQTPEEARIAAIKRVVCSPDLPMSNFQNTATPKQEPQQMECNGFQTPPIFPTTPQKLQKLESDDPYRCNICSKTFAVPARLTRHYRTHTGEKPFRCEFCDKSFSVKENLSVHRRIHTKERPYKCDVCSRAFEHSGKLHRHMRIHTGERPHKCSVCAKTFIQSGQLVIHMRTHTGEKPYVCGVCQKGFTCSKQLKVHSRTHTGEKPYSCEICGKSFGYNHVLKLHQVAHYGEKVYKCTICNDTFNSKKCMEAHIKSHSENAAPISPPSSIQSNESSCSSSSDKENKDSPPHQTFPQEPISYDSDIRYYLYTRDRIPTPYFPNHPSSGVDLLAAAATVTERVHEEYLRRSPPEVIRPYFPPPIQYDPQLNHADDIRKRVEAALAVAEIEEESMLALTPPSSNPVSPAPSVSPDPELSLPPRKRSRMILKSMESEKETPPVRYSSVIHYANKKN